TGGGATAACGCCACCGCAagcattttttcccttttcGGCTGTCGGGGGCGAATACAGGCATTCGGAGGTGCAGGCGGCCGACCTGGGCCAACCCAGGCCTTGGTACCCCTTCGCCCCGCCGGAGTACACGGGCCAGGTAGCTGGAGCCACCAATGCCACTCAGCCCGCAAACTTAAGTCCTCCGATCGCCGAGACGAGGGAGCAGATAAAAATGCCCGAAATAAAAACTGAGAAGGAAATCGGGGAGTACGGGACCGAGACGAAGGTCCAGCCCCAGTTTTACCCTTCATCAGCCTCCACCGTGGCCCCTGGTATGTATTATTCCACTGCCTGGAACCCGTCTTTCTGGCCTGGCCTGACTCACATCGCGGCTGCTAGTAACTCGGCTCCCGCCGCCGCACCCGCATCATCTTCGCCCTCCCTCTCGCCATCGCCCACCGACACCAGCTATGCCGGGGCTGGCTTTTACGGTGGGGGGTCTACCCAAGCCATGCCCACTCCTCCGCTTCCGAGCTCCAACGCGCGTAGCAGCGGTTCTTCGAGCGGCGGGTGCAGTGATTCCGAGGAAGAGGTAAGGAGAAATACCTGCGTGCGGCATTGATTGAGGTATGAGTGAACGCCATGTGCAACTAATTTTCCTCGTTGTGCGCTACAGGAGAACCTCTCCacggaggagctggagcagtTTGCTAAGGAGCTGAAGCATAAGCGCATCACGCTGGGCTTCACCCAGGCGGACGTGGGCCTGGCCCTTGGGAACCTCTACGGTAAGTCAGCGCGGCCGTCCGGACGGTTGTCCCCGTCGCCTTATAAGCTAAGACTGCTAAGTGATGCACTATTGCATTGCGGTGCTTAAATATTAACATCAATGCACTTTGCAGCAATGGTGTAAAAATATGGTAACACTGTTCTCGAGAGTTGCAACGTTTGGCTGCTGTCGCAGTTAAAGCAAGCCTAGTCTGCTTTGTGTGCTGTGCTATGCAGGAATTGGGTTTTTCCAGGTTCGTGATTTTAAGCCTTTAGGCTTTGGTTTTGCACACTTGGGGCTTCTGTCCAAAAGTGTTTGCAGAGATGGTTTGACCTGTGTGTTCTGTGCACAGGGAAGATGTTCAGCCAAACCACAATCTGTCGCTTCGAGGCCTTGCAACTGAGCTTCAAAAACATGTGCAAGCTGAAACCTCTGCTGCAGAGGTGGCTAAACGAGGCAGAGGCATCGGACAACCCCCAGGATGTGAGTGAGCGCCCGGACGCATGTACTGTACAGGAAAGCATTTGCGGTGCCCTCTTGTGGCCAAAAGATGTAGTGCAGGTGATAATGCTTATATGGTGACCGGAAGCTAATTAACGCCCTGAGGCTGAGCTACCAGAGTTCAGGTGGACCTGCTTATTCAAACTGAAAATGTAGGCTTTACCATGCTGAGTCCTCTgccacctcccccaccccaccccaccccagatgTACAAAATTGAGCGCGTGTTCGTGGACACGAGGAAGCGGAAGAGGCGGACCAGCCTGGAGGGCACCGTACGCAGTGCGCTCGAGTCCTACTTCATCAAGTGTCCCAAGCCCAACACGCAGGAGATCACGCACATCTCTGACGATCTGGGTCTGGAGAGAGACGTGAGTTGTCTTGGTAGCCTGTGGTGACTGGCATGGTCAGGGTATGGCATTGTTGTACGCCAGTGCTGCCCAAGAACATGGCAGGGTTAGTGGTGCAGCTGGATGGATTCGGTTTCCTGTATTTGTGACGCATGGATTTTTGCTCCAGTGCTCTTGAAATCTTTTAGCTGAACCGAGGTGGACAGACAGGCTGTTTGTCAAATCTGATTTAATAGTGGAATAGTCCTCACTGTTTCATGCATGGTTTGGTGTCTGAGCATTCAGGAGGGGGAAGATTCTCTAACACTCCTAGGAGCAGCTGAGAAGTTCCTCTGTGCCTGTAGCTTGGGTGTTTAACGGACCTGTACTGCTCTTCACAGGTGGTGCGCGTCTGGTTCTGCAATCGCCGGCAGAAGGGGAAACGACTGGCGTTGCCCTTCGATGATGAGTGTGCTGAAGGCCAGTACTTCGAGCAGAGCGTGCAGGTGCCCCACATGGGGGGCACGGCCCTCCCCGGCCAGGGTTACCCCGGACCAACCCATCCTGGTGCCCCTGCCCTTTACATGCCCCCCCTTCACAGATCAGAGGTTTTTAAACAGGCTTTGCACCCAGGACTGGTGAGTCATCTAACCAGTTAAGCTCCACCCCCGACTCATGCCCCACATGTAACGAGGACTTTGCCGTTGTTCCTTTTCCTGCTTGTGGGTGTGACCGCTTGGACATGAAGGCCCATCCATCACTTGAGGACTCTGGGTGTAGTGTTAATTCCTGTTAGTCAGAATCTAAAGCTGTATGGACTCTGATGTGCAGGCTGCCAATACCTAcagttcacccccccccccttttttgcACATTAGCTAGTGGGTTTTCTCAGAAGTGAGCTGCTgcttaagaacttttatttccTGGCAGGCCATACTGTGTTCTCATCTGCTTTCTacttctggggaggggggcaactTGCAATATCTAAACAATGATGGGTCAGGGTACTTGTTTGAAATTCAGACTTTTACTCCTGGTAAATGCCTTTTGAGTAAGTAATTTCATTAAAGCTGTGTATATATTTTCCCCATTCATGAAGTTCTGTACTGTTAagtggtgtgtgtatgtatatgctAAGATTTGATGGTGATTCACTTTGTATCAGTTTGTTTCTTTGAATGACTAAACCTAAGTGGCCAAACTTTCTCACAGGTGCTTAACAGTTTGTCATTCAACTGACCCTGTTGGTAGCCAGACCTCTGAGCTTTGCTTAAAGCCTCAAACATTGTGCCTTTATCTTCTGTGCTTCCTGTCTGGAGATGCAGGTTGAATTTAGCCCTTGACCAAAACCCTTTTTTTAATCTTGTTTTGTGCTGCAGCGTCACCTTTTAAAGTTTGTGTCTTTGGCGACAGGCCCTGAGGCCTGGTTCTTGATTGTCTCCATTAAAAGTATATGTGAATTCCACTTAGTCCAGTGTTACTTCACTGTATTGGATGTGGGCAAACTGGCATGACACGCTCCCCCCTCATTAGCCAGTGAACTCGGCCATTTGAATGAGAGCTGCAGCCGTCCTTTGCTGTATCACTTGCTGTCTGCTTGGAGTCCTGCTGGTTTCTGCTATATACCCAACTCATCTTTCCTGTTTAAACTCTGGGTTTCTCATTACTGTGGGTATGCGCCCCcccatttctttttttcccccattcagCAGGAGTACATGGTCCTGGGTAAAATTACCCCCCCACACTCAATTTTCTGTTATTGCACCTTATTGTGTATTACATATAGGAGTTACACGGTGAAACATGAAGTAGAGATGCACGGGATTGGTTAACATGCCAGTATTTAAGGTTTATCAGTATTTAAAGTTGGCAGCACCAACGCTTAAGACGGCTACTCAAATGGAGGAGACTGCGTTGGACGATCAACGATCTTCAACCAAAGAGGAAAACCCCCCCCCTGCCAAGAATTACCAAGGGGGATTTCACCTGACCTGAGGCAGGAACTAGATGCTGGTAATCCAAGAACTTGCATCCGAAGGACCTTTGAATCTCCATTCAACTCGACTCAGTAGGTCTGCTCCGACATACTGCCTGGTTATGAGAAGGCAGAGTGGTCTGTGCCCTGAGGCAGGACCTGCTGCTCATAGTTACACAGGACTCTGACCGGAAAAAGCATCTTGGTGGTATTTAAATGCTATGCTGAGTGATTCTGAAAGTCGTGTATAAATGAGAACAGGATGTGCTGCATGTACAATAATCGTGGCATGGTGTGTATGATGGTTTAATGCAGTGATACAAATCTTACCACATGGTGTGATTGGGAGGAGTGTGTGAGAAATGGCCAGTGTAAATTTAGAAAAATATCCACCGTCCTAGTCTTCACCCAACCGAGTCTCTGTGGGTTTTGTGGATGTCTGTAATGGTGAGTTGGGTCTGTGtctattttataatattttagtaGAAACTTCATGACTGGAGTTGCTTGGAATTGTAGTCTGGGGATGGGATGGCCACTGGTGAACCCAGACTTGATTAGGTGTGTGTACTTTATCACGATGTGTAATGTATAATACATACACATTGTATATATTACAGCTTTCTGGCTCTTTGTAAGATGTTTGGATTAGGCCTGAGCAATATGGACCACAAACCATTTTTCGGTATTTTTAGGCGGAATAGATATACGTCTCTCTTCCTAGGTAGGATAAATGTTCAGTTGTGACTTGCATGTAAGATGTCACTAATGCTTTTATCAAGTATGGTCAAGGTGAAATGCAAATATAGGGTTTCCTCTTCGTAAATGCACAACTCTAAAGCatgaacattttttattttctatttaaaCTCAAAACATACTGAGATGTTGCTGTTGGGTGGCTCTGAAAGCAGCTGTCACACTGTCCAGGGCAGGcagacttctttttttttttgtccatttcACATGGTTCTCAAAACAGAAGGTAAATGATTACAGACCAGAAACTTGACGTAAAACCCATTGTCATTGCAAATGGGTCTATAAGCAGAAACATCACAACAcgacacactttttttttttttgttatcagACTACAATTTTCTTACTGATTTGATTTTCAGTTTGATATGACCAGTCCCAGTAATGTTACCTTACATTGTACCTGTATGTAGCTTTTACCAAAACCTAAGCACCTCCACAGTAAATGTTTCATTATCTTCAGTGCGAAATCAGACTCTCGCTGTGGTACAGATACAAAAGTCAGCTGCCACTATTTCTTCAAAAATTCTAAGTGTGTAATCTTGTGTACACTGTCTGTAGAGCATTCAGCATCAGTCTGCCATCGTACACTCAGTCCAGAAAGCTTGGTAGCGATGCTCCATTAAGCGAATGTCCTGGTGCAAACGTTCTTGCTTATCACTTACCGTGGGAGTGAAAGGTGTGCATTTTCATTGACATGTGACACCCCAGTTTCTGGTATGACTCAAGCAGATCCTGATCACCTTCCATGTATGCAGGAGGCTTATGGCTACTCAGTTTCTGCAGAGCCTCTTGCATACCTCCCAAGCTTCCTGAGAAATTAAGACCTTCATTCCGCAAAACAGACCTGATCTGGGAAACTATACATATCCCTTTCTTCAGGTTTGCAGTGCTGGTTTTCAGAAACTTCTCAAGGAACTGAAAACCTTGTGAGTTCTTTTTACACATGGTCCCTTCAAGGTTGTTGTTCAAGCATAGCTTGATATGGAGATGTGTCAAGATTTATGTGGATCAACCAGAGACAGAAACTGGACACTGCTTGTTCCCGGCTCACACCAGTGGGATTGCAAATGGTGTCGCTACCTTTCCCGATTTAGCCAGTCACGCAATCCATTGGACCAACTGGTACAGATGACAGGCGGAGCCCACGACCAATCCTGGTCATTTGGCGGACAACCGAAGTACTAGCTGTACATCTTAAGACCTACAGCAATTATTTGACCGTTGTACTTTTGTCGTGAATGAACCACACACATATACCGGAAACTGTCTGGATGATTGACACAATTTCTAGGTATGAGGCCCACTGAAATAAATCTGTCAATGCTGTCTGTAGTGTAAATTATACAGACAACTGTTATTAAATCTAATATGCTTAGGCTAATTACACCAAATATTATACAATATATCATTTACTTCATCACAAAAACTCGATGGGTTAGAGAAAAACTAAACACGGATTTGAAATCGCCGCGAAAACCCTGCACAATCCACATAAATTTCTTTGAGATGAAAATGACCTGTTGACTTGTGTAATCATTGAAAGTGCTTAACTGGAAAGATCATTCTAATATACTAGccttcaacaaaataaaacaaatactgcACACTGCAGTATTTTAAACACGTCAACTGTTTGGCAACGTTTTAACATGAAATGAACAAAGGGTCAGTGGTCCCTAACCCTTCCTCTCCAAGTTCCCCCTTGAAAGACCAGCATggtttgattttagctgtgTATTCTGAGATTGTTCAACATGTAAACTCTCCCGCAGGAAGGAATGCTATTAGTCTCTCTAAAAAAATCTTGAGTCCTAATTTTTCTGCATGGTaaaatatctgtataaactgtcATCCTAAATcttgttttgaaaatatatcgatatactgtaaaaatttgaaaaaaatgctgccATGActaaaatgttctgtgatgtttttGTCCGTTAAAGTGCATATGCTGTTTGAAAACTGTTGGGTTTCACCTCAACCGACTAGGACGTTTCTATTTTCTGGCTTCCCTCTACTGCAGGTTACTGTGTGCTTAGCTGGTTTGTGGTAAACCATGCAGAGTCATTTCTGAACCTGTGTGTCAAGCCTTCTCCACAACACTGCATGGTAGTGTCGCGTGCCTCTGATTACCGGTTTCAGTCTTGGTTTTCGGTGCTTCTGTATTTTTCTGAAAACTATATGCCTATGACCAGTGCTCAAAATGATTCGCATTTTAAAGATTCTGAAGTTTTATGCAATTTTGCGGTAACAAGGAAATCTAGGCAAATTCACTACTCAGTGGTAGGATTTGAACCCCTTAACTCTGGAGATATGAGTACACTGCTTGCCATTGAGCCACCACAGCCAGCTTTTGAATTGCAGATCTGATAAAATGCTACTTGTTGGCCCACCCTTGTAGATCTTGGTAGATCTTCTTGGGTGGCAACTTGTGGTAAACTGTGCAAATCTTGCACAGTCTCTCCCTCCAGTCAGTATAGAGCTTCACGGTGTGGTTGCGGTGCCATTTAAAGTACGACCTATACCTTATTGGGTTTGCCGTTGTCTGGTTGAGGTATTCTGCCAGCTCCTCCACAGTCTTGAAGTCATTTACATGGATGAAGGAGTCGTGAGGCACCATGGCCTCATAGTTTTCTCGTGGAGGACCCAAGACCACCGGCACTGCACCTGCCTGAAAAGAGTTTCGCCACAGCTTCTCAGTGATGTAGTCTTTGTATTGTGCATTTTCAAAAGCCAAGTAGAAGTGGCATTGGGAGATGGTCGGCAGAAGCTTTTCATGTGGAAGTGGCCTTTTGAAGCTATACCCATAAAGGTCCAGGTTAATTA
This is a stretch of genomic DNA from Paramormyrops kingsleyae isolate MSU_618 chromosome 7, PKINGS_0.4, whole genome shotgun sequence. It encodes these proteins:
- the pou5f3 gene encoding POU domain, class 5, transcription factor 1 isoform X2 yields the protein MPTPPLPSSNARSSGSSSGGCSDSEEEENLSTEELEQFAKELKHKRITLGFTQADVGLALGNLYGKMFSQTTICRFEALQLSFKNMCKLKPLLQRWLNEAEASDNPQDMYKIERVFVDTRKRKRRTSLEGTVRSALESYFIKCPKPNTQEITHISDDLGLERDVVRVWFCNRRQKGKRLALPFDDECAEGQYFEQSVQVPHMGGTALPGQGYPGPTHPGAPALYMPPLHRSEVFKQALHPGLVSHLTS
- the pou5f3 gene encoding POU domain, class 5, transcription factor 1 isoform X1, translated to MSDRSQSPNSECTNRSYEPGRAMYPQVLGQEGLGGAALQFSHGMLQDPSILFNKASYNGITPPQAFFPFSAVGGEYRHSEVQAADLGQPRPWYPFAPPEYTGQVAGATNATQPANLSPPIAETREQIKMPEIKTEKEIGEYGTETKVQPQFYPSSASTVAPGMYYSTAWNPSFWPGLTHIAAASNSAPAAAPASSSPSLSPSPTDTSYAGAGFYGGGSTQAMPTPPLPSSNARSSGSSSGGCSDSEEEENLSTEELEQFAKELKHKRITLGFTQADVGLALGNLYGKMFSQTTICRFEALQLSFKNMCKLKPLLQRWLNEAEASDNPQDMYKIERVFVDTRKRKRRTSLEGTVRSALESYFIKCPKPNTQEITHISDDLGLERDVVRVWFCNRRQKGKRLALPFDDECAEGQYFEQSVQVPHMGGTALPGQGYPGPTHPGAPALYMPPLHRSEVFKQALHPGLVSHLTS